The following coding sequences are from one Litorilinea aerophila window:
- a CDS encoding ABC transporter permease codes for MSRYLVQRLQHLAWVLFAVSLLVFLLIYLSGDPATLLAPLDAKPEDVARIRQLYGLDQPILVQYWRFLVQAVQGDLGESFRYHQPALTLVLQKLPATVQLALFSLGLTVLVGIPLGVLAGTRPNSLVDWIASLITFVGISIPSFWLGILLILAFADRLRWLPSSGAGTWRHLLLPGITLSLYSIGLVSRLVRSTLIDVLQHDYIRTARAKGLGERLVLYRHALRNTLIPTVTVLGLQLGGLLGGSVVVESVFAWPGVGWLMLQGIQNRDLPLVRAVVLVVGLAFVLINLTVDLIYTLIDPRIRHET; via the coding sequence ATGTCCCGATACCTGGTTCAACGGCTCCAACACCTGGCCTGGGTGCTTTTTGCCGTCAGTCTGCTGGTCTTCCTGCTGATTTACCTGTCCGGCGATCCCGCGACCCTGCTGGCCCCCCTGGATGCCAAGCCCGAAGACGTGGCCCGTATCCGGCAGCTCTACGGGCTGGATCAGCCCATCCTGGTCCAGTACTGGCGTTTTCTCGTCCAGGCTGTCCAGGGCGACCTGGGCGAATCCTTCCGCTACCATCAGCCGGCCCTGACCCTGGTGTTGCAGAAGCTCCCGGCCACGGTGCAGCTGGCCCTCTTTTCCCTGGGCCTGACCGTCCTGGTCGGCATCCCCCTGGGGGTGCTGGCCGGGACTCGACCCAACAGCCTGGTGGACTGGATCGCCTCCCTGATCACCTTCGTGGGCATCAGCATCCCGTCGTTCTGGCTGGGCATCCTCCTGATCCTGGCCTTCGCCGACCGGCTGCGCTGGCTGCCTTCCTCCGGCGCGGGCACATGGCGCCACCTGCTCCTGCCGGGCATCACCCTTTCCCTGTACAGCATCGGCCTGGTCTCCCGCCTGGTTCGCTCCACCCTGATCGACGTCCTCCAGCACGACTACATCCGCACGGCCCGGGCCAAAGGACTGGGCGAACGGTTGGTGCTCTATCGCCATGCCCTGCGCAACACCCTCATCCCCACCGTCACCGTGCTGGGGCTACAGTTGGGCGGCCTGTTGGGCGGCTCCGTGGTGGTGGAGTCGGTCTTCGCCTGGCCGGGCGTGGGCTGGCTGATGCTCCAGGGGATCCAGAACCGGGACCTGCCCCTGGTGCGGGCGGTGGTGCTGGTGGTGGGCCTGGCCTTTGTCCTCATCAACCTGACCGTCGACCTGATCTACACCCTCATCGATCCACGGATTCGCCATGAGACGTAA